ACGTCCTGGGATCCTAAAGACACATTGTTTCGGTCTTGTGGCTGGAGACAAGTGTCATGATATCGCCGACCATTTCAGCTATGTTGGGTCGGGGTGTCACATCATCGATGACGCTTGAGGCGTTATTATGGGTATTGAATGGACCCATAATTTGTGACAACTTGTCATTTAGATACAATATAAATACGACTACCTTGGCCGATTACAATAATGGTCTTTTTGGGTAAAATCACAATGGAGTTGTTTTAATATTGTTAGACCCAAAAGTTAAGAAGTCAACGACAATATAATTGAATTAGATATGAAAAAACGCTAACACATCTCAAGTTAAATAACAGtggaatatatgtatataacataCTACTATCAAATATAGGGAGGgcaattattaattaaatgcttTTAATTCCGTTTgaatgcaaataaatgagaatgcgattaaagaaggagaaataattctgaaagaaacATGCAAGAAGAGACAATCGAACTTATAATTATTGAAACCAAACCTAACTTCTCTTGAAACCTGTCAGATTCTCATAAGAAACCCAACTGCGACATATTTcgagaaacaaatattatcattaaAAACGAAAATGATAGACGAGTCCCACAAATAATTTTGTACCGTTgtataattgtcttttgacATCGCGTCAAAGCCAAATGCTTAGAAGCGGGACCCGTAAAGACTGGTGATCAGCAGTTTGACAGATCGAGTCATGTGGTCGGCAGAAGAATCAACTACGTGGTGGTTGATAAGCTATCTTTTTATAAGAATCTTCTTTTGGATAGTAGCGATTACGTATAATAATACCATTATTTTCTGTCAGTAATTGCTGAGAGATGTTGGTACAATATAAGACCATGCGCATCAGGAAATCATAAGAGGAGATCATAAGAAGAGTTCACACGCgttccgaaaaaaaaaaattataatatgctACATTTATGACTCTGTTTCACCACGTTCCTTCCGGATGAACCCGGATCATTGCTGTTCAGCAGGCTCCACGCCACGTAGCGTCCGCTattggtcaattttttttttttttttaaaacaaaaaaatcaaacgaaaaaataaaaataaaataataaaaaaatcaaattatgaaCCCAAACCCGGAAGTCAGAACTTGAAAAAGCAATCACGTGGTGCATGAATCATCACGCAGTAACCAATGCACTCAAGAAAAAATATACCGAGAAATAACTAACTTGTTTTGTCGGTTTTAACGTACGTCGCATGAttcatttgtcttttttttttttttcactgaatTTTATCAACTAAcataaacaacaacaaaacatataacaatattttgatccaaaacaaaaaaaaaacatataacaatatTAGATTGTCCAGTAAAAATCGCCGGAGGCTTCATTGAACAATATTTAACTTTAGGTTTTGTCTAAATGAATTTGGCATCATGCCGTTTGCTAAAAGATACACTAAGAAAATGTTTAATGGGGGTTTTTTATATGGGGTTCTTAGCGTAATATAACAATCcgtgttttaacttttaactaaaaaatttaagtaccggtttttagcttttttagttaaaagttaagagacgggttcttatattccgctaagaactccacCTTCCcattaaacatgctctaagTAATATTATTCTGGAAACCATATTGGGTCCGTTTCTTATTCTTAACTAGTGGttttccggcgctacgcgccgggttcgtatgttttattcttaaattaatttacaatttaTTGTATAGTCTTAGTAAAGAAAATATGTTCAACAATATGAAGATGAGAAAATATGTTGAAAAAATGATATATGTATGATCCATTTGATAGTAGTTAGCGACCATAGTGTATAACTTTTTTCTAAAGTTGTTTAGTTCAAAGTGAAATAGCATAAGTGGTTGTGACTGATAGATTCAATAAAAGTAGAATTAAAAATCGATAGTCGTAACAAAGTTAATtaagttgaaatttaaacataaagtaCAATTGATATTTTAGAAGGAAAAACgtaaatttgtttttgtgattATCCTGTTTgaaggaagaaaaaaatttgtttcatcctaataaatagtaACAATCCTTACATACTTTGTTTATGCCAAAGATGTGGCAATTTTTTGGGGGCTCCATTGTGGCATTATcggttaaatattttgttttcaaagggATCATGAATCTATTAAGTGAATTATTAATCATACTTCAGCATTGATTGGACTTAAATTGACTATTTTTCTAGTATAGCTTATCCAAATATTATTTTCCTTCTTCAAAATTTCCTCTTTAATTTCGacattttgtttaatatttgtcttttaattttgattatgtATTATGTGTAAATTTACTTAgctgtttttttaattattttcggGTACTATTGTTGGATGTTATGATATATAACTTCAGTCTCTGTTAACTAAGTTTTTCTAATACAATTATTATGCTAGAagttatgttctatttttattttgacgGTGTACATAGTTTCGTTTGTTTATATTCTTAGGTTGTTTAATATTGTATCTTTTTCTGACTTTgcaaatatagaattttatttttgcatcaacaataaatttatattttggagaGTTTTTAGAATTTATGATGTGACCTTTTCTAATTTCATTTTTACACATTTATTTGAATACAATACCGTTGGATCTCGTGtttatatcataaaatattttatttactttgttaAATCTTCATCCAATCACAGAGAAAAAAGGGCAAAAGAGCAAGatgttttatgttatttttaattatattttataatttttcttgaatatattggtatttttatttactatataaatattCTCATAAATTTGATATGTACAGTcattaagatttttgaaatagtttttggaaaaaacctaattatatatatataaatatataataatttataagtttttatctATGATAGTTTTGTACATCTAATGAAAATAATATGCCCTAATATCTATTATTATCTTGTTTATAAATATCATCTCTCTTGCAAGAAGaatttcataaacaaaaaaacacattGTGTATTCTATTTTCACTTTCTACTTTGTTATGAGATgtataaatgtttattattttgttattaacaTTAATTGTAATTCATTCATTAGTTGTTTACCGTTTCTAATTTTAATGGTTGTCATTTTCTTCAGAGAAGGTGGATCTGAATTGTTTAGTACTGTTGAGCATATGGacataaacattaaaattataacattatgagaatatttattttaaaataaattttagttttttttgtttctttttgtgcaCTACATATAATATTAGGGTAGGTCCACGCTTCGCGCAGGATGtctatatttatttagtttaacatttgataaatatttatttactattatgtattctaatttttatttgatgTATGACATGTTGTGAGACCatactattttaattattatttatattttttgttgtggGTTGTTAGTTTGATGATAACATAATTTTATTACGATTGAACAATTTTCCtatacaatataattttattttagaaatgagaatatccaaaaatgttttatttgtttatttatatttgatcTAACCTGTATTTTCAATGGTTTTCCTTTTATATCATGTATATCATTCACAATGTgtaattataaagatttatacatcacataagtttttgttttcaacttCATCTATTTCTATTCtttgaagaaataaaattaatcttTTATCAGTCATTCAATTGGATTTTGTAAGTTATTCTATAACactgatttatatttatattaaagttTATTAATAGGTTTAAAAGCACCATAACATAAAGAACTTACATAAATTTCATGCTTGTGAAagcatagttaaaatataatatatatttttaaattacttttgtttatatttaaaatcatacaTTTGAATGTTAaactataactataaaataattaattatattccAAGAACAAAATATGAGCATCACAAAATTTGGAGTATTTTAAAGTTCAGAAAGAACAAAATTTGGAGTATTTATATATCTGGACGCCGGTTTTTAATACATGCATATCCTTGAAATTAACATGATACCTTTCCCTGTCTTTTCTTATAGAACTGAAATGCTATTgaactttaaagaaataaaaagatacATCTATTTTTTGTGAGACATGATATCTTTCCCTGTCTTTTTTTATAGAGCTGAAATGCTATCaaactttaaagaaataaaaagatacATCTCTTTTTAGTGGGATGTCTTTGATCCGTTGAAAATACAAATATGCCAAAGAAGAGGAACCCTAACTAATGAAACCAAATGAAAACCCATATTTAGtagggaaaaaaaaagaaatcagatGAACCCGAGATCTACCGAGAGCAGCAAATTTGTCGGCATGCAAAGAATCTGCAGTGGAATTGGTCTTGAAGATCAGACAGATGTGACTTTCCATGTCTTCATGCATCTGTTCAGCCTCATAACACCTGAAAGGGAGGATAAcattttattaatcaataatattCTTATGTGAAAGTgcaatacaacaacaaaaaaactaaacaaaaaattttaaacatcaaAGAacataagaaaaaggaaaattctTACTTATCACAAATCTGAAAATGTTTGCACTGACTACTGACCCAACGATTCCAGATACCATCACCATAAGCAATGTGTGTAAGAAGGCTGCAAGTGGACCATGAGAAAGTCCTCATTCGAATGGTCTCACCGAGCTGGAAACAAAGGCAAAAGGAGAACAAACTAATAAAGAGATAGTATAATTCATAGAAAGTACAGATTACTTTAAGCATTAGCAACTGATTTTTGAATGCCTTCCCAGAAAGATCAGTCTGCCCAGAAAGATCAGTCCTTACTTAATGTCCTTTCTACCATCTTCTTTTGCTGTGCCTGGCCAGTAATCACCATCAAATATGGGAGCCTAGCTGCTAACCATAGCTCTACATTTATCAGTTTGCACAAAAAGTGGTCATTAGATTTGGAGTTTCTGCAACAAAGCTCTCTTTTGAAGCCTTTTCAACATTTCCAAGTGCTGACAAAGAACGACATGTACAATTGGATTAGGTTAGTGATTTTTCTTACAGAAACTTATGAAGTTTATCCTAAAAAGTAAAGGAACTGACCACACTTGTAGTTTATCAGATATTGGCAACGCTATTCTAGATAACCGATGTAAACACATGATCAAATCATACCCTTAATCCTCCATAGAgattagaatgaaaaaaaaatagatcgaTCTAAACACATGATCAAATCATACCCTCAATCCTCCATAGAGATTagaatggaaaaaaaattgatatccaAAGTTTGAGAATACCCAGAAGCGTATGGACATTGTATAGTCAGAAAGCTTGAAGTTGTGGTTGCTCCGGGTAATGCCAATGGTCGCTGGCCTCACCTACTTGCCGACGGACAGCTTGTTAACCCCACAAGACGCTGCCTTTTTCAGAGAGATGAAGAGATCGCGATCTCCAGAGGAGAAATACTAACCTATTTATACATAGATTAGAGATTTCGCCGACGGAAACGACGCATTGAAGGGGTCTTAGTGGGCGTTTGTATTAATGTGAATAAAGTCGTAGAATTCATAAAGCGTTCCATTACAGAAACATCCAGGACAATCGTTCGTCATCCTCGCCGCCGAACTCAGAGTAACGAAGAACAGAGGTTAGGATTGATGCCGTTTGAGAGGTTCGTTGGGTCGTAATCAAAATATGAACTTAAGCCCATTATCATTGGACATACACATAATAAACGTAAGCCCATACGGTGTCCAAATAAATGAAGCTCTGCGTTTAATTAAGCTGGACAGGTGTCGGCACGACATTGAACGAATTGATGACGTGGATGGCGACGTGGACACCCTGGGAGGAAAGGAAtctgtattttatatatatagatagatagatataaaAAGTACAtgtcctttttaaaaaaaaatcgaatccttatttattaaaaaaaatagggagCAACGAATTGGGCCTGGGACGGTGGCACAACTTGCCCCCTATCTAAGCCGGCCCTGGATACTATTAAGCTCACTATATTACGATTCCCTTCTTTTCTGATTGGAAGGATGGTATACGCAACCAATTAAACCTAAAAGTATTGGATGCActgtatataatatatctatatgAGCATATATACAAAACACTGACACTAATCATCTATATATAGAGATAGAGTGGTAATATTATTCAATAAGGACGGAATTGTAATCAAGCTCAGAACAGCTTATCATAGATAAACTAAAAAACGTGTTAATTAAGAAAACGAGATTAGTAGCTGGTCATGATCTCAAGAGTTAAAAGCCTTTGTGCTAGCCATGTTCGTCGCGTTGGTGTTCACGTCAAAAGCTAACATCAATATAGGTTTGTTGTTCATTGTACAGAATCTAAGACATCGTTTAGAACTTCAGACACTGCATTAAAAAAACGTTGGTTTACCAACAAATTGAAGCATCTTCTACAGTTTTAGTCTTTTACATATACAAAGTGTATATTTTAGTCTTTTCCAAATACAAATATCTCAGTTTCACAGTTTCACAGTTTACTTTACAAAAAAGGCAGATTATATATGTAAAGTTGCGTGGACCAATCATCATTGCtcaaaaaataaatgttctatatatttCCTATTCCCACGAATAAATACATTTAACTCATACTTTTCAGTTTCCGCAGCTAGCCGCATTGTAAGCACCAACCTTCCGACTTGAGGAAGACGAATGGAGGAGCTGGATGTAAGTATTACTTCCTTCTTAATCAAAAAATTAGTAGTTGATGTTTTTCAAATTGTTATCTATGATtgtgattttttcttttctggaGATGACTTTATGAAACTTAAACCCCTTTGTCACTGATTGATTGTTTTCTGATGTGGCTATTGTTAGTTTTTCAAGTCCCCCGATGAGTTTCCACCAAGACGTGGTGGCTATGGCCTGATACATGTGGAATGTGGTGGAGGGCGTGCATACCCTAACAGTGCCTTGGTGAAGCTTTATGCCAAGCTCGGCCTTCATCGCTACAACTGGTTAGAGgtataaacaaacaaactaaACTAAACTAGTATGTTGCTTTTAATGTCGAGCTTCAAAGAGTTTCATTTGTTTCTATCTGTTGCAGGGGACAAACTTTGAGCTAGATAGCATAATGAAATTCAACATGCGTGGTGCTGCATCTCCTTACTACATAACCTTGGTTGCGCGCCTTCCATCTAGCGGTTTGCAGCAGATCTTTCAGGTTCTCGTAGAGGAAGAACGTCTTGGCATTTTAGATTTGACATGCTCCATCTCTAGATCTCAAGGTAAAGGTTGCTTTGTTGATACATTAATCAATTTCAATACTTTTGCTGACTATAGTTGACATATTGCATAGGGACCGAGAGTTCAAAGAAGGAGTCAACTCCTTTCTTACGTCCACATTCCGAGCCGGTGTCTGCTACCTACCAAGACAGATTGCTTGGCTGGACCAAGTCAGTAATTCCATGGCCCTCCTCTGAGATTGGTTTCAGTGACACAAAGCGTTTTTACATGGTAATATACTCTTATTGTGGTCGCTTGCATGCATCTGTTTTGCTTTTAGCGTAGTACTAAATtactaatatatgttttttttggcaGTTGATTGAATCTGAGTTGCAATGTGATTGGATTTCTTTGTATGTAGAACTTGCAATTTGTGATTCCCATAGGTGGATTACAGCTGTAAGTTTTATGTTCTCCCACTTTGCGTATTAATAACATACTTGGTAATGTATCAATAACATACTTGGTGATAATACAAAGTCTTGTTGCTGCAGAAGGATCTCTCCAACTTTGAGTTGCAGATTGTCCAAGTGGCCATAGAATCTCTCGATGATAAGGATCCCCCAAGTCTCAAGTCTAAAGCTGCTGTCATTTACATAGCATACAAGGACTTGGCCAAGGCTAAGACTGGTGAGCCTTATCACTGCCAAGCTGTTGTGAGACGAGTCATCAACAAGGCAACCGGAACATTGAGCATCCAAGGTGATTGCTGGATTGAAGAAGCAGCAACGGCTTCAGCGGCTTCTAAAAAGAGATCCCGAATGCTTAGGCGTCGCTTAGGAGCTCATAAGCTATGGAGGTTGTCTAGTCCTAGGTGGTATCAGACGTACAAAAACTGTGGCCTTCGCTCTTCCCTCACGAATTGATTACCTATTTAGTAATTTAAGACATTTGAAGATGTGTATCGGATGGTAGTACTTAACTATTAATTAGTGATGCTTATGTATTGTGTGCTTTTGATCTCTATTTAAGACATTTGAAGATGCGTATCAGATGTAGTAGTTTTTAACTATTATTATTAGTGATGACTATGTACTTTGTGCTTTTGGTCTCTTTTTTCAAGCGTGTACTTGTCCCTAATGCAATCAGGttaatttactattttttattagcAACATTTATAGAGTAAGTTGACTTTGGTATGCATTAACCAATTTTATGATAGTATGTACGTGTGCATTATAACCAGA
The window above is part of the Brassica napus cultivar Da-Ae chromosome C8, Da-Ae, whole genome shotgun sequence genome. Proteins encoded here:
- the LOC125591922 gene encoding UPF0725 protein EMB2204-like — protein: MEELDFFKSPDEFPPRRGGYGLIHVECGGGRAYPNSALVKLYAKLGLHRYNWLEGTNFELDSIMKFNMRGAASPYYITLVARLPSSGLQQIFQVLVEEERLGILDLTCSISRSQGTESSKKESTPFLRPHSEPVSATYQDRLLGWTKSVIPWPSSEIGFSDTKRFYMLIESELQCDWISLYVELAICDSHRWITAKDLSNFELQIVQVAIESLDDKDPPSLKSKAAVIYIAYKDLAKAKTGEPYHCQAVVRRVINKATGTLSIQGDCWIEEAATASAASKKRSRMLRRRLGAHKLWRLSSPRWYQTYKNCGLRSSLTN